A single region of the Chryseobacterium culicis genome encodes:
- a CDS encoding serine hydrolase domain-containing protein: MKTSFNLLAVLLLISTFTFGQNISRKKDYNFLTDSLNIESQLGKYKLSGFSLVVFENYKIVYSKQFGLKSINSKEKIDENTAFSTASISKPITSLLCHILEEKGLINLDEPIDKYLKRWHLPKSKLTENNSPTWKQFLNHTSGTSQSGFEDHYEGEKIPTLQQSLLGQIPRYDKEIEFLFTPGTDWQYSGGGYVIVQMALEDTLHQSIAELAHTYIFSPLGLKNTTMIQPNENGFPTNVALVHDKDGNVIKTGLPITPQVGASGLWSTPSDLAKLSIEIQNALRNKNNKVISHQVAKKITEVSALKNAVGGWGYGWQKSFGYNNYEWFSCNGSNTGVGGSTFATMKDGNGFALLANGEKPNRIPVIIQTQRKILSLMNWNGESDHEDIQEIPLELKEKLVGTYDDFLYSQKMVTKIVEKNNRLYVESPILEMFKGKNDNELVYLKNGLFKIVDYPNLLKFDFTNGKPSSVTLIRGHLNTKVALDKEKIAQN, from the coding sequence ATGAAAACTTCATTCAATCTTTTAGCTGTACTATTACTAATAAGCACTTTTACTTTTGGGCAGAATATTTCCAGAAAGAAAGACTATAACTTTCTTACAGATAGTTTAAATATAGAGTCACAACTGGGAAAATATAAGCTCTCCGGATTTAGCCTTGTTGTCTTTGAAAATTATAAGATTGTATATTCAAAACAGTTTGGATTAAAATCTATAAATTCTAAAGAAAAGATAGATGAAAATACAGCTTTTTCCACGGCATCTATTTCCAAACCAATTACCTCGCTTCTTTGCCATATTCTTGAAGAAAAAGGGTTAATCAATTTAGATGAACCTATAGACAAATACCTGAAAAGATGGCACTTGCCAAAAAGTAAACTGACTGAAAACAACAGCCCAACCTGGAAACAATTTCTGAACCATACTTCAGGTACAAGCCAGAGTGGATTTGAGGACCATTATGAGGGCGAAAAGATCCCTACTCTACAACAAAGTCTTTTAGGACAAATCCCCCGATATGATAAAGAAATTGAATTTCTGTTTACTCCGGGAACTGACTGGCAGTACAGCGGAGGTGGCTATGTAATTGTTCAGATGGCACTCGAAGACACTTTACATCAATCTATTGCGGAACTTGCCCATACCTATATTTTCTCACCTCTTGGTCTGAAAAATACAACGATGATTCAGCCCAACGAAAATGGATTCCCCACCAATGTGGCTCTTGTTCATGATAAAGATGGTAATGTGATTAAAACGGGTCTGCCTATCACTCCACAAGTAGGAGCATCAGGGCTATGGTCTACCCCTTCAGATCTCGCTAAGCTTTCGATTGAGATCCAGAATGCATTGCGCAATAAAAACAACAAAGTAATTTCTCATCAGGTAGCAAAAAAAATAACGGAAGTCTCTGCTTTAAAGAATGCAGTTGGCGGTTGGGGATATGGATGGCAGAAATCTTTTGGATACAATAATTATGAATGGTTTTCATGTAATGGTTCCAATACAGGAGTGGGCGGCAGTACTTTTGCAACGATGAAAGACGGAAACGGTTTTGCATTGCTGGCAAATGGGGAAAAGCCTAATCGTATTCCTGTGATCATTCAAACGCAAAGAAAAATTCTGAGCCTGATGAACTGGAACGGAGAATCAGATCATGAAGACATTCAGGAAATACCTTTAGAGCTAAAAGAGAAACTGGTAGGGACTTATGATGATTTTCTCTATTCACAAAAAATGGTAACCAAAATAGTAGAAAAAAATAACCGCCTGTATGTTGAATCTCCAATTTTAGAAATGTTTAAAGGCAAAAATGATAATGAACTGGTGTATTTGAAAAATGGACTGTTTAAAATTGTTGATTATCCTAATTTGCTGAAGTTTGATTTTACCAACGGGAAACCAAGTTCAGTCACTTTAATAAGAGGTCATCTGAATACTAAAGTAGCACTTGATAAAGAAAAAATAGCACAGAACTAA
- a CDS encoding TetR/AcrR family transcriptional regulator, with protein MERKSASGSIRNKERSKKKFLDAVGKILKTKGHAGLKINDIAATAGVDKKMIYTYFGGMDGLMDEYVRTQDFWVKATSEEVEKMKPNLEDGGRDFIQHMLQSQFDYVYTNKEAQKLLLWTISEPRKSLKKLIDTQEENGEYIFKLLMESRFKDKMDTYRSIMAIMVSGLYYLNMFASLNGSLFCGIDTNTPEGREKIKKAISFMVDQTYENL; from the coding sequence ATGGAAAGAAAGTCAGCATCAGGGAGTATTAGAAACAAGGAGCGCAGCAAAAAAAAGTTTTTGGATGCCGTGGGGAAAATTCTGAAAACGAAAGGACATGCAGGGTTGAAGATTAATGATATCGCTGCTACTGCCGGGGTAGATAAAAAAATGATCTACACGTATTTTGGCGGAATGGATGGCCTGATGGACGAATATGTCCGTACACAAGACTTCTGGGTGAAAGCAACCAGCGAAGAAGTTGAAAAAATGAAACCCAATCTTGAAGACGGAGGAAGAGACTTTATTCAGCATATGCTTCAGTCACAGTTCGATTATGTGTACACCAATAAAGAAGCTCAAAAATTACTGTTGTGGACGATTTCTGAACCTAGAAAATCATTGAAAAAACTGATTGATACTCAGGAAGAAAACGGAGAGTATATCTTCAAATTATTAATGGAATCCCGTTTCAAAGATAAAATGGATACCTATCGTTCCATTATGGCGATTATGGTTTCCGGACTTTATTATCTGAATATGTTTGCCTCCCTCAATGGCAGCCTCTTCTGTGGAATAGATACGAACACTCCTGAAGGACGAGAGAAAATCAAAAAAGCAATATCCTTTATGGTTGATCAGACCTATGAAAACCTTTAA
- a CDS encoding TetR/AcrR family transcriptional regulator: protein MERKSAAGSIRNKERSKKKFLDAVGKILRTKGYTALKVNSIAATAGVDKKMIYSYFGGIDGLIDEYIRSQDYWSRVTIEEIEKIKPKLDDGGKSFMEEMFLSQFDYVYTNKEAQKLLLWRLSEPRKALKKLTDTQEENGEYIFKLLMDPHFKDNAEDVRSIMAIMVSGLYYLNMYAAINGSIFCGIDINTPQGRDKIKKAVSFMLHHTYENL, encoded by the coding sequence ATGGAAAGAAAGTCTGCAGCAGGAAGTATCCGGAACAAGGAACGCAGTAAAAAAAAGTTTTTGGACGCGGTTGGAAAAATACTGAGAACCAAAGGATATACTGCCTTGAAAGTGAATAGTATTGCTGCTACAGCCGGGGTAGATAAGAAAATGATCTATTCTTATTTTGGAGGCATAGACGGACTGATTGATGAGTATATCCGGTCACAGGATTACTGGAGCAGGGTAACCATCGAAGAAATTGAGAAAATAAAACCCAAATTAGATGACGGAGGGAAATCCTTTATGGAAGAAATGTTTTTGTCGCAATTTGATTATGTGTATACCAACAAAGAAGCGCAAAAATTACTTCTATGGCGTCTGTCTGAACCTCGTAAAGCCTTAAAAAAACTTACCGATACCCAGGAAGAAAACGGAGAATATATCTTTAAACTGTTGATGGATCCTCATTTTAAAGATAATGCTGAAGATGTACGCTCCATCATGGCGATTATGGTTTCCGGACTTTATTATCTGAATATGTATGCGGCAATAAATGGAAGTATTTTCTGTGGCATTGATATTAACACTCCTCAGGGAAGGGATAAGATCAAGAAAGCCGTTTCTTTCATGTTACATCATACTTATGAAAATCTGTAA
- the pgl gene encoding 6-phosphogluconolactonase translates to MNITVFDDLEKLYTKAADAFVDLSKKSIQKNGRFVVALSGGSSPKAIFKLLAAPEYKEQIEWNKVYFFWVDERWVPLNDDKSNFRMTDEALLSHVPVDKSHVFPMYSDGKLPEDYAKTYEQEIRNVLGDEGIFDFILLGMGDDGHTASLFPGEEVLHEKEKWVSAYYLKPQEMFRITLTAPLINKAENILVVAFGESKKHALNEVLNGEYNPVLYPMQLIERKDGFQFFTDEKAKS, encoded by the coding sequence ATGAATATTACAGTATTTGACGATCTGGAAAAACTGTACACAAAGGCAGCAGATGCATTTGTTGACCTTTCAAAAAAATCTATTCAGAAAAATGGACGTTTTGTAGTGGCTTTGAGTGGAGGTTCTTCACCGAAAGCTATTTTCAAGCTATTGGCAGCACCGGAATATAAAGAACAGATAGAGTGGAATAAAGTCTACTTTTTTTGGGTGGATGAAAGATGGGTTCCTTTAAATGATGATAAAAGCAACTTCCGGATGACGGATGAAGCCCTTTTAAGCCATGTTCCTGTTGATAAAAGCCATGTTTTCCCTATGTATAGTGACGGAAAACTTCCTGAAGACTATGCAAAAACCTATGAACAAGAAATCAGAAATGTTCTTGGTGATGAAGGTATTTTTGATTTTATTCTTTTAGGAATGGGAGATGATGGTCATACAGCCTCATTATTTCCGGGTGAAGAAGTGTTACATGAAAAAGAAAAATGGGTATCTGCCTATTATCTGAAGCCTCAGGAAATGTTCCGAATTACACTGACCGCACCATTGATTAACAAAGCTGAAAATATTCTTGTAGTAGCATTTGGAGAATCTAAAAAACATGCTCTGAATGAAGTGCTGAATGGTGAATATAATCCTGTATTATATCCAATGCAGCTTATTGAAAGAAAAGACGGGTTTCAATTTTTCACAGATGAAAAAGCCAAAAGCTGA
- the zwf gene encoding glucose-6-phosphate dehydrogenase, which translates to MNQNRILQPTTIVIFGATGDLAKRKLFPAFYNLYIDGRMPKGFNIVALGRAENTDENFRNYIKENLESFSRKKVTSEDWAGFQAHITYFQHQLDEESSYENLQQKLQNFDTVYGMRGNRLFYLSIGPNFISTISNHIKTTSLASDPKKDRIIIEKPFGHNKQSAIELNSLLAKTFEEEQIYRIDHYLGKETVQNILAFRFGNSIFEPLWKHKYIESVQITVAEEVGVETRGAFYEQTGALRDMIQNHLLQILCMVAMEPPASLQSGEIRDRKVDVLKSIRRISSDQVDHYAVRGQYGKGIVNGMEVKGYRQEDGIASDSNTETFAAIKFYLDNERWQDVPFYVRTGKKMKEKHSYITIQFKPLPHSTFSDSPHLLSANRLIINIQPMMDIRLQFMTKKPGLTLDLKPAEMIFDNFACQDDTPEAYETLLQDALLGDLTLFMRSDQVEEAWDVVTTIQEAWENNKDLSFPNYKAGSWGPEDVNALVERQGHSWV; encoded by the coding sequence ATGAATCAAAATAGAATCTTGCAGCCAACAACTATCGTTATTTTTGGTGCTACAGGAGATCTGGCAAAAAGAAAACTTTTTCCGGCATTTTACAACTTATATATCGATGGCAGAATGCCCAAAGGCTTCAATATTGTAGCGCTGGGAAGGGCAGAAAATACCGATGAAAATTTCAGAAATTACATCAAAGAAAATCTCGAAAGTTTCTCCAGAAAAAAAGTAACTTCTGAAGACTGGGCAGGTTTTCAGGCTCATATAACTTACTTTCAGCATCAGCTGGATGAAGAAAGTTCTTATGAAAATCTACAACAGAAGTTGCAGAATTTTGACACTGTTTACGGAATGAGAGGCAACAGGTTGTTTTACCTGTCAATTGGCCCTAATTTCATTTCTACGATATCCAATCATATCAAAACTACGTCATTAGCTTCCGATCCGAAAAAAGACCGTATTATTATTGAAAAGCCTTTTGGTCACAATAAACAGTCCGCAATCGAACTTAATAGCCTTCTGGCAAAAACCTTTGAGGAAGAACAGATCTATCGTATTGATCACTATCTGGGAAAAGAAACCGTACAAAATATATTGGCATTCCGATTTGGGAACTCTATTTTTGAACCTTTATGGAAGCATAAATATATAGAGTCCGTACAGATTACGGTGGCAGAAGAAGTAGGAGTTGAGACCAGAGGAGCCTTTTATGAGCAGACTGGAGCTTTGAGAGATATGATTCAGAATCACCTGTTGCAAATCCTGTGTATGGTAGCTATGGAACCGCCTGCTTCATTGCAGTCAGGGGAAATCAGAGATCGTAAAGTAGATGTTTTGAAATCGATACGCAGAATTTCTTCTGATCAGGTAGATCATTATGCTGTAAGAGGACAATATGGAAAAGGTATTGTGAATGGAATGGAAGTGAAAGGATATCGTCAGGAAGATGGAATTGCTTCAGATTCCAATACTGAAACTTTTGCTGCGATCAAATTCTACCTGGATAACGAAAGATGGCAGGATGTTCCTTTCTATGTTCGTACCGGAAAGAAAATGAAAGAAAAACATTCTTATATTACCATTCAGTTTAAACCGCTTCCTCATTCCACATTCTCAGACAGCCCTCATCTTTTATCAGCCAACAGACTGATTATTAATATCCAGCCGATGATGGATATCAGACTGCAGTTTATGACGAAAAAACCAGGACTTACCCTGGATTTGAAACCTGCCGAAATGATCTTTGATAATTTTGCCTGTCAGGATGATACTCCGGAAGCGTATGAAACTCTTTTACAGGATGCCCTTTTAGGAGATCTTACCTTATTTATGCGTTCTGATCAGGTGGAAGAAGCGTGGGATGTTGTCACCACAATACAGGAAGCATGGGAAAATAACAAAGACCTGTCTTTCCCGAATTATAAAGCGGGAAGCTGGGGGCCGGAAGATGTTAATGCTTTGGTGGAAAGACAAGGACACAGCTGGGTATAA
- the gndA gene encoding NADP-dependent phosphogluconate dehydrogenase produces MERYSYGMVGLGVMGRNLLYNIADNGFSIAGFDLDQEKVKELEGGAASEMKVKGTGSLEDFVSALEVPRKIILMVPAGKPVDAVLENITPLLSEGDIVIDAGNSYFEDTNRRVADLASKKLHFMGMGVSGGEKGARTGPSIMPGGDLEAFKLLKPMLEAIAAKVDNEACTAYMGKGSAGNYVKMVHNGIEYAIMQLISEAYDLLKRGAGLNNDQLYQVFREWNNGEMNSFLIEITRDIFTQKDDLTENYLVDVILDKAGAKGTGKWTSEQAMEIGVSIPTIDIAVTSRILSAYKNERVQASKIYAEKEITKPENTELFIQEVGDALFLSTLISYAQGLSLLVKASEEYGFEIPLKDVVKIWRGGCIIRSVLLEKFYSAYTQNPNLSNILLDHDISELVKSKIKALRKTAGYAVTNGISSLGIQTALGYFDAYTTESLPVNLIQAQRDYFGAHTYQRIDREGVFHTSWQSANN; encoded by the coding sequence ATGGAAAGATATAGTTATGGAATGGTTGGCCTTGGAGTAATGGGGCGGAATCTGCTTTATAATATCGCTGACAATGGTTTTTCAATCGCAGGATTCGACCTTGATCAGGAGAAAGTTAAAGAATTAGAAGGCGGAGCTGCTTCCGAAATGAAAGTTAAAGGTACAGGCTCTCTGGAAGATTTTGTATCTGCACTGGAAGTCCCAAGAAAAATTATTCTTATGGTGCCTGCAGGAAAACCTGTAGATGCTGTGCTGGAAAACATTACTCCGCTTTTAAGCGAAGGTGATATCGTAATTGATGCAGGAAATTCTTATTTTGAAGACACCAACAGACGGGTTGCTGATCTGGCATCCAAAAAACTGCATTTTATGGGAATGGGGGTGTCAGGTGGTGAAAAAGGAGCGAGAACAGGCCCAAGTATTATGCCTGGAGGAGATCTGGAAGCATTCAAACTTCTGAAACCAATGCTTGAAGCCATTGCTGCAAAAGTAGACAATGAAGCATGCACAGCTTATATGGGGAAAGGATCTGCCGGAAACTATGTGAAAATGGTACACAACGGTATTGAATATGCCATTATGCAGCTTATCAGTGAAGCTTATGACCTTCTGAAAAGAGGAGCAGGTTTAAATAATGATCAGCTATATCAGGTATTCAGAGAATGGAATAATGGTGAAATGAACTCATTCCTTATTGAAATTACCAGAGATATTTTTACCCAGAAAGATGATTTGACAGAGAACTATCTTGTTGATGTGATTTTAGATAAGGCCGGAGCGAAAGGAACCGGAAAATGGACCTCTGAGCAAGCTATGGAAATCGGAGTTTCTATTCCTACAATTGATATTGCAGTAACGTCAAGAATTCTGTCCGCTTATAAAAACGAGAGAGTTCAGGCTTCAAAAATATATGCTGAAAAAGAAATCACAAAACCGGAAAACACAGAATTGTTTATTCAGGAAGTAGGCGATGCTCTTTTTCTTTCCACATTAATCAGCTATGCACAGGGATTATCATTACTGGTAAAAGCTTCTGAAGAATATGGTTTTGAAATCCCATTGAAAGATGTTGTGAAAATCTGGCGAGGAGGATGTATCATCCGTTCCGTTCTGCTGGAAAAATTCTATTCAGCATATACCCAAAATCCTAATCTTTCCAATATCCTGCTTGATCATGATATTTCTGAACTGGTAAAATCAAAAATAAAAGCGTTAAGAAAAACTGCCGGATATGCTGTTACAAATGGAATCTCAAGTTTAGGAATTCAGACGGCGTTGGGATATTTTGATGCTTATACCACAGAATCTCTTCCTGTAAATCTGATCCAGGCTCAGCGTGATTATTTCGGGGCTCATACTTATCAGCGTATCGACAGGGAAGGAGTTTTCCATACCTCTTGGCAAAGTGCAAACAATTAA
- a CDS encoding prevent-host-death protein — MNYKLELNTQEPNSKIVFNNIIFDSFKINIVERYIGSMKARPTLCEVLFKVRTLDNVLINRKDGNIRVKVKGDDFETYQKLSRDLNSYEYKNKLINRKEVEENYVHFILSLVITNYQLN; from the coding sequence ATGAACTATAAACTTGAACTCAACACTCAGGAGCCTAATTCTAAAATCGTTTTTAATAACATCATATTTGATTCGTTCAAGATTAATATAGTTGAAAGATATATCGGTTCTATGAAGGCTCGTCCTACATTATGCGAAGTTTTATTTAAAGTAAGGACTTTGGATAATGTACTTATTAACAGAAAAGATGGTAATATAAGAGTAAAGGTAAAAGGTGACGATTTTGAAACGTATCAGAAATTATCCAGAGACCTGAATTCTTATGAATACAAAAACAAACTGATTAACAGAAAAGAGGTAGAAGAGAACTATGTTCATTTCATCCTGAGTTTAGTAATTACGAATTATCAGCTTAACTAA
- a CDS encoding response regulator transcription factor, whose product MSAKNNSLYAIKASGLSNSEKKSTSDKYFNVLKAVSETSLGSVYIADLKTKKLEFISENPLLFSGFGSAEVEKMGYNFFRKYAKKEDLEILKKVSTYGLKFFECLSSEEKKVHTITYDFHLKYTNSVDVLVNHRITPIELCDDGEISKIVCIVSYSLNRTAGNIRIISNTSESYWKYNLFTGKWTEESKVALKLREIEIIRLYLQGLKIEEIAEQLFVSPSTIKFHRSKLFERIGVKNIIEAISYVITNNLI is encoded by the coding sequence ATGAGTGCTAAAAATAATTCATTGTATGCTATAAAGGCATCCGGTTTATCAAATTCTGAAAAAAAGAGTACATCAGACAAATATTTTAATGTGCTTAAAGCAGTGTCGGAAACCAGCTTGGGTAGTGTTTATATTGCAGATCTTAAAACAAAGAAATTAGAATTTATTTCGGAAAATCCTCTTCTTTTTTCCGGTTTTGGGTCTGCTGAGGTTGAAAAAATGGGCTATAACTTTTTTCGTAAATACGCTAAGAAGGAAGATCTTGAAATATTAAAGAAAGTAAGTACGTATGGACTTAAGTTTTTTGAGTGTCTTTCCTCCGAAGAGAAAAAAGTACACACCATCACCTATGATTTTCATCTTAAATATACCAATAGTGTAGATGTGCTGGTCAATCACAGGATTACACCCATAGAGCTCTGTGATGATGGAGAAATCTCTAAAATAGTCTGTATAGTGTCCTATTCCCTGAACCGGACTGCCGGAAATATCAGAATCATATCCAATACTTCAGAAAGCTATTGGAAGTATAATCTCTTTACAGGAAAATGGACGGAAGAATCTAAAGTAGCCTTAAAATTAAGGGAGATCGAAATCATACGATTGTACCTTCAGGGGCTGAAAATAGAAGAAATTGCAGAACAGCTGTTTGTGTCACCCAGTACAATAAAGTTTCACAGGAGCAAATTGTTTGAAAGAATTGGAGTGAAAAATATAATTGAAGCCATATCCTACGTAATAACGAATAATTTGATTTAA